A genomic segment from Bradyrhizobium diazoefficiens USDA 110 encodes:
- a CDS encoding DUF962 domain-containing protein, which produces MGGLFQRQLAVYVEYHRDPRNTAMHVVGILLLFTGAVLPLTSVKVPLFGTELSLAVILALPVLIYWLMLDMALGVGILAVSVVLFSIATTISTQVSTMTMWAIFATLVVLGLAAQTIGHKVFEGREASLFTFPSHLLLGPMFVMAKLFIALGFRRDLAAILAPLPTNSLSTR; this is translated from the coding sequence ATGGGTGGCTTGTTCCAACGCCAACTTGCCGTTTACGTCGAGTACCATCGCGATCCCCGGAATACGGCGATGCACGTGGTCGGCATCCTCTTGCTGTTCACGGGCGCCGTGCTACCGCTGACGTCGGTGAAGGTGCCGCTGTTCGGAACGGAACTCAGCCTGGCGGTCATCCTGGCATTGCCGGTTCTGATCTATTGGCTGATGCTCGACATGGCGCTCGGGGTCGGCATTCTGGCCGTCTCCGTCGTGCTGTTTTCGATCGCGACGACCATTTCGACGCAAGTCAGCACCATGACGATGTGGGCGATTTTCGCCACGCTGGTCGTGCTCGGCCTCGCCGCGCAGACCATCGGCCACAAGGTTTTTGAGGGGCGCGAAGCCTCGTTATTCACGTTTCCGTCGCATCTTTTGCTGGGACCGATGTTTGTCATGGCAAAATTATTCATTGCACTGGGCTTCCGTCGCGACCTTGCCGCGATTCTGGCGCCTCTTCCGACCAATTCCCTTTCAACCCGATAG
- a CDS encoding LysM peptidoglycan-binding domain-containing protein: MLDPRRILVLAAVALLALSTGAAVASPAKSKPAAAAPVAPPPPPAEPLPRPKIYLFRGAMGPIFSTGMDRLGEKLTKAGFSADVYEFTICRWIGDRAISSYKETPAPIVLIGHSMGGLCSVVISEMAAKENIPISLVIAIDPAHATGDVPLNVERFINIFLSDSVLGGGDVVAVPGYRGHYASYDLKENSRVSHINIEKSDDIHRQIVEMVTQLPRIPAQAQGDAVPLRYLVPANTLVELWDSGVRVPVRRGDTMESIAAANRVPLWSIAQSNSLAENATLTPGQSIVVPRHLTPPEPTAALATPPPPARR; the protein is encoded by the coding sequence ATGCTTGATCCAAGGCGAATCCTCGTGCTGGCAGCGGTTGCGCTGCTCGCCTTGAGCACCGGTGCGGCCGTTGCCTCACCCGCCAAGTCAAAGCCTGCCGCGGCCGCGCCCGTTGCGCCGCCGCCTCCGCCGGCCGAGCCGCTGCCGCGGCCGAAGATCTACCTGTTCCGCGGCGCCATGGGGCCGATCTTCTCGACCGGCATGGACCGGCTCGGCGAGAAGCTGACGAAGGCCGGCTTCTCCGCCGACGTCTACGAATTCACCATCTGCCGATGGATCGGCGATCGTGCCATCTCCAGCTACAAGGAAACGCCGGCGCCGATCGTGCTGATCGGTCACTCCATGGGCGGGCTGTGCTCGGTCGTCATCTCAGAGATGGCGGCCAAGGAGAACATCCCGATCAGCCTCGTCATCGCCATCGATCCCGCCCATGCGACCGGCGACGTGCCGCTCAATGTCGAGCGCTTCATCAACATCTTCCTGTCCGACAGCGTGCTCGGCGGCGGCGATGTCGTGGCAGTGCCCGGCTATCGCGGCCATTACGCGAGCTACGATCTCAAGGAGAACAGCCGCGTCTCGCACATCAACATCGAGAAGTCCGACGACATCCATCGCCAGATCGTCGAGATGGTGACGCAGTTGCCGCGCATTCCCGCGCAGGCCCAGGGCGATGCCGTGCCGCTGCGCTATCTCGTGCCCGCGAATACGCTGGTGGAATTGTGGGACTCCGGCGTGCGGGTGCCGGTACGCCGCGGCGACACCATGGAGAGCATCGCCGCAGCCAATCGCGTGCCGCTGTGGTCGATCGCGCAGAGCAACTCTCTTGCAGAGAACGCGACCCTCACGCCCGGCCAGTCCATCGTCGTCCCGCGCCATCTGACGCCGCCCGAGCCGACGGCAGCGCTGGCGACGCCGCCGCCTCCGGCGCGGCGGTAA
- the hspD gene encoding small heat shock protein HspD: MRTYDFSPLWRSTIGFDRLFDLVETAQRAGEDNYPPYNIERVSEDRYQISLAIAGFSPDEVSVTAEQNAVIVEGNKADKAEREYLYRGISARPFKRQFNLADYVQVQSAAFENGLLKIELIREIPEAMKPRRIAINAAPSGTVHQLEGRAA, from the coding sequence ATGCGCACTTACGACTTCTCTCCCCTGTGGCGTTCGACCATTGGCTTCGACCGCCTTTTCGACCTCGTTGAAACGGCACAGCGTGCCGGCGAGGATAATTATCCCCCCTACAACATCGAACGCGTCAGCGAGGATCGCTACCAGATTTCGCTCGCGATCGCGGGCTTTTCGCCCGACGAGGTCTCCGTGACTGCCGAGCAGAATGCGGTGATCGTCGAGGGAAACAAGGCCGACAAGGCCGAACGCGAGTATCTCTACCGGGGCATTTCCGCGCGGCCCTTCAAGCGGCAGTTCAACCTGGCAGACTATGTTCAGGTGCAGAGCGCCGCGTTCGAGAACGGTCTGCTCAAGATCGAACTGATCCGGGAGATTCCTGAAGCGATGAAGCCGCGGCGAATTGCCATCAATGCCGCGCCGTCCGGCACCGTGCATCAGCTCGAAGGCAGAGCCGCCTGA
- a CDS encoding methyltransferase family protein, with amino-acid sequence MSFDFSKLLSVAWGGWTTTWPTQLLALIWLAWLASWVGASFWQGRTQKQVMTLESGRYRIPILVGGILFTPWTAEVLGEKPLWVFSNTGVYIVALIVLAGISFTWWGRLHLGKFWSNTITHKEDHRVIDTGPYGIVRHPIYTGLIAGMLATGIAVGTVTAILGAILISLGMWQKGRMEEVFLSKELGEDAYGAYCRRVPMIIPFLSPR; translated from the coding sequence ATGTCCTTCGATTTCAGCAAGCTTCTCTCTGTCGCCTGGGGTGGCTGGACCACGACCTGGCCGACGCAACTGCTCGCCCTGATCTGGCTCGCCTGGCTCGCCAGCTGGGTCGGCGCCTCGTTCTGGCAGGGCCGCACGCAAAAGCAGGTGATGACCCTGGAGTCCGGCCGCTATCGCATCCCGATCCTGGTCGGCGGCATCCTGTTCACGCCGTGGACCGCCGAAGTGCTCGGTGAGAAGCCGCTCTGGGTGTTCAGCAACACCGGCGTCTACATCGTCGCGCTGATCGTGCTCGCCGGCATCTCCTTCACCTGGTGGGGACGGCTGCATCTCGGAAAATTCTGGTCCAACACCATCACCCACAAGGAAGACCACCGCGTCATCGACACCGGCCCGTACGGCATCGTGCGTCATCCGATCTACACCGGCCTGATCGCCGGCATGCTGGCGACCGGCATCGCGGTCGGGACGGTGACCGCGATCCTCGGCGCGATCCTGATCTCGCTCGGCATGTGGCAGAAGGGGCGGATGGAAGAGGTGTTCCTGTCGAAGGAGCTCGGCGAGGACGCCTACGGCGCCTATTGCCGCCGCGTGCCGATGATCATCCCGTTCCTGTCGCCGCGGTGA
- a CDS encoding PQQ-dependent sugar dehydrogenase, with the protein MTFSSIFAQFVALLGGIALQWRKLSGTEPAPAWGQTPAIPQAKPQGAIPTLKMPTARGWSESQKPTVAPGLKVNAFATGLDHPRWIEVLPNGDVLIAEATQIAGPPRSVFHYAMQATMRRAAALGVSANRITLLRDKDGDGVAEVRGAFMENLSQPFGMALVGDTFYVGNTDGVMAFPYVANADRITALGKRLTTFKPSGHWTRSLLASPDGRKLYAGVGSLSNIAEMGMEVEEGRAAVYELDLAAGTHRIFGAGLRNPVGLAWEPTTGVLWTVVNERDGLGDETPPDYLTSVRDGGFYGWPYCYWGKTVDDRVPQDPAMVAKAIQPDYALGGHTASLGLCWMPSGTLPGFPDGMVIGQHGSWNRSKLSGYKLVFIPFENGKPSGPGRDILSGFLSPDEKESYGRPVGVVIGPDKKSLLMADDVGNVIWRVTGA; encoded by the coding sequence ATGACCTTTTCCAGCATTTTTGCGCAGTTCGTTGCGCTTCTCGGCGGCATCGCTCTGCAATGGCGGAAGCTGTCCGGCACAGAGCCTGCGCCCGCATGGGGCCAGACGCCCGCCATTCCCCAAGCAAAGCCGCAAGGCGCGATCCCGACGCTGAAGATGCCGACCGCCCGCGGCTGGAGCGAGAGCCAGAAGCCGACCGTCGCGCCCGGGCTCAAGGTCAATGCGTTCGCAACCGGCCTCGACCATCCGCGCTGGATCGAGGTGCTGCCCAATGGCGACGTGCTGATCGCGGAAGCGACCCAGATCGCGGGGCCGCCGCGATCCGTGTTTCACTACGCGATGCAGGCGACGATGCGGCGTGCCGCGGCGCTCGGCGTGTCCGCCAACCGCATCACGCTGCTGCGCGACAAGGACGGCGACGGCGTCGCCGAAGTACGCGGCGCGTTCATGGAAAACCTCAGCCAGCCGTTCGGCATGGCGCTGGTCGGCGACACCTTCTATGTCGGCAACACCGACGGCGTGATGGCCTTCCCCTATGTCGCCAATGCCGACCGCATCACTGCGCTTGGCAAGCGGCTCACCACGTTCAAGCCGAGCGGCCACTGGACGCGCAGCCTGCTCGCCAGTCCCGACGGCAGGAAGCTCTATGCCGGCGTCGGCTCGCTCAGCAACATCGCCGAGATGGGCATGGAGGTCGAGGAAGGCCGCGCCGCGGTCTATGAGCTCGACCTCGCCGCCGGCACGCATCGCATTTTTGGTGCCGGCCTGCGCAACCCAGTGGGCCTTGCCTGGGAGCCGACGACCGGCGTGCTCTGGACCGTCGTCAACGAGCGCGACGGGCTCGGCGACGAGACGCCGCCGGACTATCTCACCTCGGTGCGCGATGGCGGCTTCTATGGCTGGCCCTATTGCTACTGGGGCAAGACGGTGGACGACCGCGTGCCGCAGGATCCGGCAATGGTCGCCAAGGCGATTCAACCGGACTATGCGCTGGGCGGCCACACCGCTTCGCTCGGCCTGTGCTGGATGCCATCAGGCACCCTGCCCGGCTTCCCCGACGGAATGGTGATCGGCCAGCACGGCTCGTGGAATCGCAGCAAGCTGTCCGGCTACAAGCTGGTGTTCATCCCGTTCGAGAACGGCAAGCCCTCCGGCCCCGGTCGCGACATCCTGTCGGGCTTCCTGTCCCCGGACGAGAAGGAATCCTACGGCCGCCCGGTTGGCGTCGTGATCGGCCCCGACAAGAAATCGCTGCTGATGGCCGACGACGTCGGCAACGTGATCTGGCGCGTCACCGGCGCGTAA
- a CDS encoding aspartate dehydrogenase: MTDQTASSELRVAIAGLGSIGTKIAAALDQGEGLTLSAVAVRDPAKHQAFLNGLRRPPQVLPIDQLGEAADIVVECAPSSQLRAIVEPAVKRGKAAVVVSVGGLLDNFDLVDLARANGGRIIVPTGALIGLDAVNAAVIGTIHSVKMVTRKPIDGLKGAPFIVHNNIDIDTLREPLKLFEGTAREAAKGFPANLNVAVALSLAGVGPDRTSVQIWADPTVTRNVHRIEVEADSARFSMSIENIPSENPKTGLITALSVIALLRKQRATLCVGT; the protein is encoded by the coding sequence ATGACCGATCAGACAGCTTCGAGCGAATTGCGGGTGGCCATCGCAGGCCTGGGCTCGATCGGCACCAAGATCGCGGCCGCGCTCGATCAGGGCGAGGGGCTGACACTGTCCGCCGTCGCCGTGCGCGATCCCGCCAAGCATCAGGCATTTCTCAACGGCCTGCGTCGCCCGCCGCAGGTTCTGCCGATCGACCAGCTCGGTGAAGCCGCCGACATCGTGGTCGAGTGCGCACCGAGCAGCCAGCTGCGCGCGATCGTCGAGCCGGCAGTGAAGCGCGGCAAGGCCGCTGTCGTCGTCAGCGTCGGCGGGCTGCTCGACAATTTCGATCTCGTCGATCTCGCCCGTGCCAATGGCGGCCGCATCATCGTGCCGACCGGCGCGCTGATCGGGCTCGATGCCGTCAACGCCGCTGTGATCGGCACCATTCATTCGGTGAAGATGGTGACGCGCAAGCCGATCGACGGGCTGAAGGGTGCGCCCTTCATCGTTCACAACAACATCGACATCGACACGCTGCGCGAGCCGCTAAAGCTGTTCGAGGGCACGGCGCGCGAGGCCGCAAAAGGCTTCCCGGCCAATCTCAACGTCGCAGTCGCGCTGTCGCTCGCGGGTGTCGGGCCTGATCGCACCTCCGTGCAGATCTGGGCCGATCCGACCGTCACGCGCAATGTTCACCGCATCGAGGTCGAGGCGGATTCGGCGCGCTTCTCGATGTCGATCGAGAACATCCCGTCCGAAAATCCCAAGACCGGGCTGATCACGGCGCTGTCGGTGATCGCGCTGCTGCGCAAGCAGCGCGCCACGCTCTGTGTCGGGACGTAA
- a CDS encoding NAD-dependent epimerase/dehydratase family protein: MALVLVTGGSGFIGHHLVESLRARGQRVRVLDVRPPAAANTDVDYVHGSVLDGAAVDAALAGVDQVYHLAGLPGMWVANKQDFHDVNFRGTEVVLAAAMKRGVSRFLHCSTESILFPYTDLDGAPAEEALQPADAMPGAYTRSKSLAEHHAAKAAASGFPLVIGTPTMPIGVADHNLTPPTAMLWYFLQKKVQPHLNFLVNLVDVRDVAMGLVLTMERGRIGQRYILGGDCVPLGRILRMMSAMSGRRQFPIVVPGKIAELSGIMLEYLSDNFTRRPPNGTAEGVRIALAASDLSIGKARTELGYSPRPIEPVLRETITHLLARGGVQPSGAIKQHALSSRAG; the protein is encoded by the coding sequence ATGGCTCTCGTACTGGTTACCGGTGGCAGCGGCTTCATCGGACATCATCTCGTAGAATCGCTCCGCGCCCGTGGGCAGCGGGTGCGTGTTCTCGATGTCCGGCCGCCGGCCGCCGCCAATACCGACGTCGACTATGTTCACGGCTCGGTGCTGGACGGCGCCGCGGTCGATGCCGCGCTGGCCGGCGTCGATCAGGTCTATCACCTCGCCGGCCTGCCCGGCATGTGGGTTGCCAACAAGCAGGACTTTCACGACGTCAATTTCCGCGGCACCGAGGTCGTGCTGGCGGCTGCGATGAAGCGCGGCGTGTCGCGCTTCCTGCACTGCTCGACGGAATCGATCCTGTTCCCCTATACCGACCTCGACGGCGCTCCAGCCGAAGAGGCGCTCCAGCCGGCCGACGCGATGCCCGGCGCCTATACGCGGTCGAAGTCGCTCGCCGAGCATCACGCCGCGAAGGCCGCGGCCAGTGGCTTTCCGCTCGTGATCGGCACGCCGACCATGCCGATCGGAGTTGCCGACCACAACCTGACGCCGCCGACGGCGATGCTCTGGTACTTCCTCCAGAAGAAAGTGCAGCCGCACCTCAACTTCCTGGTCAATCTCGTCGATGTCCGCGACGTCGCCATGGGCCTCGTGCTGACCATGGAGCGCGGCCGCATCGGCCAGCGCTACATCCTCGGCGGCGACTGCGTCCCGCTCGGCCGCATCCTGCGGATGATGTCGGCGATGAGCGGCCGCCGCCAGTTCCCGATCGTTGTGCCTGGCAAGATCGCTGAGCTCTCCGGCATCATGCTCGAATATCTATCCGACAACTTCACGCGCCGGCCGCCCAACGGCACCGCCGAGGGCGTGCGCATTGCGCTCGCCGCGAGCGATCTCTCGATCGGCAAGGCGCGAACCGAGCTCGGCTACTCGCCGCGCCCGATCGAGCCGGTCCTGCGCGAAACCATCACCCATCTGCTCGCCCGCGGCGGCGTGCAGCCCTCCGGCGCCATCAAGCAACACGCGCTCTCCTCGCGCGCTGGCTAA
- a CDS encoding LysR family transcriptional regulator, whose product MELHQLRCFVAAAEQLHFGHAAQQLQMLPSALGRQIRLLEEDLGTRLFARTTRAVSLTEDGATLLRDARAILARVEAVENNLRNRSRAGAARRLRVGAIDSAAAGLLPPLLRDFRDKHPDIAVQLLEDKTVRLLPKILTGALDLAFVRPPDSADKRLEFRDLLQETAIVAFPQRHALAERKSITLAQIADEAMLVPDRRSRPHSHDLTIKLFEQAGLTPRIVQVADEKQTIIHLVATKLGVAIVPRWTTRMAVSGVRFVPLRPKQSGPVGRLPLAAAWLRGSRDPARDAMLAVLEARLRSYAREA is encoded by the coding sequence ATGGAATTGCATCAGCTTCGATGCTTCGTGGCGGCGGCCGAGCAGTTGCATTTCGGCCATGCGGCGCAGCAGCTCCAGATGCTGCCGTCTGCGCTCGGGCGCCAGATCAGGCTGCTGGAAGAGGACCTGGGCACGCGGCTGTTCGCGCGGACCACGCGCGCGGTGTCGCTCACCGAGGACGGTGCGACGCTTTTGCGCGATGCCCGCGCCATCCTCGCCCGCGTCGAGGCGGTCGAGAATAATCTGCGCAACCGTTCGCGTGCCGGGGCCGCCCGGCGGCTGCGGGTCGGCGCCATCGACAGCGCGGCGGCGGGATTGCTGCCGCCGCTGCTGCGCGATTTTCGCGACAAGCATCCCGACATCGCGGTGCAGCTTCTGGAGGACAAGACGGTCCGGCTGCTGCCGAAGATTTTGACCGGCGCGCTCGATCTCGCTTTCGTCCGCCCGCCCGACAGCGCGGACAAGCGGCTCGAATTCCGCGATCTGCTCCAGGAGACCGCCATCGTGGCGTTCCCACAGCGCCACGCGCTCGCGGAGCGCAAGTCGATCACGCTGGCGCAGATCGCCGACGAGGCCATGCTGGTGCCGGACCGCCGCTCGCGGCCGCACAGCCACGACCTCACCATCAAATTGTTCGAGCAGGCGGGGCTGACGCCGCGCATCGTCCAGGTCGCCGACGAGAAGCAGACCATCATCCATCTGGTGGCAACGAAGCTTGGGGTGGCGATCGTGCCGCGCTGGACCACGCGCATGGCGGTGTCAGGCGTGCGCTTCGTGCCGCTCCGGCCGAAGCAGAGCGGCCCGGTCGGCCGGCTGCCGCTCGCCGCCGCCTGGCTGCGCGGCTCGCGCGATCCGGCCCGCGATGCGATGCTGGCGGTGCTCGAGGCCCGCCTGCGCAGCTATGCGCGCGAGGCCTGA
- a CDS encoding OmpA family protein, with amino-acid sequence MRAKGLTTAGLGIALGMALLAGAASAQTTPPTRDDIVGKLNHFEEAAEIDLPALKQQVMERAKARIKNDPGPVNRPPIAPDLAKLPAFNAQIQFDADTPIIQPASYQTVGRIADALVHASLLPYTFLIVGHVESNAKTREANAILSQRRADAIRDVLVNTFKISTKRLHPIGLGEEQFLDRAKPTSAANGQLQILTFAKVPEEAPAHPAAAPAPAAKKPAKKR; translated from the coding sequence ATGCGCGCGAAGGGGCTCACCACCGCCGGACTAGGCATCGCGCTCGGCATGGCTTTGCTCGCGGGCGCAGCCAGCGCCCAGACGACGCCGCCGACCCGTGACGACATCGTCGGCAAGCTGAACCATTTCGAAGAGGCCGCCGAAATCGACCTTCCCGCGCTGAAGCAGCAGGTGATGGAGCGCGCCAAGGCGAGGATCAAGAACGATCCGGGTCCGGTGAACCGGCCGCCGATCGCGCCGGATCTCGCCAAGCTGCCCGCCTTCAACGCGCAGATCCAGTTCGACGCCGACACGCCGATCATCCAGCCGGCGTCCTACCAGACCGTCGGCCGCATCGCGGATGCGCTGGTTCATGCCTCGCTGCTGCCCTACACCTTCCTGATCGTCGGCCATGTCGAATCCAACGCGAAGACGCGCGAGGCCAACGCGATCCTGAGCCAGCGCCGGGCGGACGCGATCCGCGACGTGCTGGTGAACACGTTCAAGATCTCGACCAAGCGGCTGCATCCGATCGGCCTCGGCGAGGAGCAGTTTCTCGACCGCGCCAAGCCGACCTCGGCCGCCAACGGCCAGCTGCAAATCCTGACCTTTGCCAAGGTACCGGAGGAGGCACCCGCGCATCCGGCTGCGGCACCTGCGCCTGCGGCGAAAAAGCCCGCCAAGAAGCGCTGA
- a CDS encoding CGNR zinc finger domain-containing protein, with amino-acid sequence MDRPPAMFIADSLGLDFLNSVATPVDTPVDWIDDGDGLIDWLEQAKLVPADELHALKARAAPGELDEVADQARALREWFRGFVLEHAGRPLTADALRELGPLNGLLEREESFRQIEPGHGDVGGVLKLQTKRRWRSAESLLLPVGEALATFVCDEDFSDVKACEGHNCTMLFADHTRRRARRWCIMAVCGNRAKQAAHRNRLKSRQ; translated from the coding sequence ATGGACCGCCCACCCGCCATGTTCATCGCCGACTCGCTTGGCCTTGATTTCCTGAATTCGGTGGCGACGCCGGTCGATACGCCCGTCGATTGGATCGACGATGGCGATGGCCTGATCGACTGGCTGGAGCAGGCGAAGCTGGTGCCGGCGGATGAACTGCACGCACTGAAGGCGCGCGCGGCGCCGGGTGAGCTGGATGAGGTCGCGGATCAGGCGCGTGCCCTGCGCGAATGGTTTCGCGGTTTCGTTCTGGAGCATGCCGGCCGGCCGCTCACGGCGGATGCATTGCGCGAACTCGGTCCGTTGAACGGCCTGCTGGAGCGCGAGGAGTCATTCCGCCAGATCGAGCCGGGACACGGTGATGTTGGCGGCGTTCTGAAGCTGCAAACGAAGCGGCGCTGGCGCTCGGCCGAATCCCTGCTGCTGCCGGTCGGCGAGGCCTTGGCCACGTTCGTCTGCGACGAGGACTTTTCCGACGTGAAGGCGTGCGAGGGCCACAACTGCACGATGCTGTTCGCCGACCACACCCGCAGGCGCGCGCGGCGATGGTGCATCATGGCGGTCTGCGGCAACCGCGCCAAGCAGGCCGCACACCGCAATCGGCTCAAGAGCAGGCAGTGA
- a CDS encoding tartrate dehydrogenase, whose protein sequence is MRTHSIAAIPADGIGPEVISAGVRVLEALARRSGDLAFNVKTFDWGSDYYKKHGVMMPADGLAELKKFDAIYFGAVGAPDVPDHITLWGLRLPICQGFDQYANVRPTKILPGVASPLRNVGVGDLDWVIVRENSEGEYAGMGGRAHRGLPEEVGTEVAVFTRVGVTRIMRYAFQLAESRPRKFLTIVTKSNAQRHGMVMWDEIAAEVAGEFPDVTWDKMLVDAMTVRMTLHPKSLDTIVATNLHADILSDLAGALAGSLGVAPTGNIDPQRRFPSMFEPIHGSAFDITGKGIANPVATFWTGAQMLEHLGEKDAAMRLMTAVERVCAAGVLTPDVGGKATTKEVTDAVIDAIHGSNV, encoded by the coding sequence ATGCGCACCCATTCGATCGCAGCCATCCCCGCCGACGGCATCGGCCCCGAGGTCATCTCGGCCGGTGTCCGCGTGCTGGAGGCGCTGGCCAGGCGCAGCGGCGACCTCGCCTTCAACGTCAAGACCTTCGACTGGGGCTCGGACTATTACAAGAAGCACGGCGTGATGATGCCGGCCGACGGCCTCGCGGAGCTGAAGAAGTTCGACGCGATCTATTTCGGCGCGGTCGGCGCCCCCGACGTGCCCGATCACATCACGCTGTGGGGCCTGCGCCTGCCGATCTGTCAGGGCTTTGACCAATACGCCAATGTGCGGCCGACAAAAATCCTGCCGGGCGTCGCCTCGCCGCTGCGCAATGTCGGCGTCGGCGATCTCGACTGGGTGATCGTGCGCGAGAACTCCGAAGGCGAATATGCCGGCATGGGCGGCCGCGCGCACAGGGGCCTGCCGGAAGAGGTCGGCACGGAAGTCGCCGTCTTCACCCGCGTCGGCGTGACGCGGATCATGCGCTACGCATTCCAGCTCGCGGAGTCGCGTCCGCGCAAGTTCCTGACCATCGTGACCAAGTCGAACGCGCAGCGCCATGGCATGGTGATGTGGGACGAGATCGCGGCCGAGGTCGCCGGCGAATTCCCCGATGTGACCTGGGACAAGATGCTGGTCGACGCCATGACGGTACGCATGACGCTGCATCCGAAGAGCCTCGACACCATCGTGGCGACCAACCTGCACGCCGACATCCTCTCCGACCTTGCCGGCGCGCTGGCGGGAAGCCTCGGTGTCGCGCCGACCGGCAACATCGATCCGCAGCGCCGCTTCCCCTCGATGTTCGAGCCAATCCACGGCTCGGCCTTCGACATCACCGGGAAGGGCATCGCGAACCCCGTCGCGACCTTCTGGACCGGCGCGCAGATGCTCGAGCATCTCGGCGAGAAGGACGCAGCAATGCGGCTGATGACGGCCGTCGAGCGCGTCTGCGCGGCCGGTGTGCTGACGCCCGATGTCGGCGGCAAGGCGACGACGAAGGAGGTGACCGACGCCGTCATCGACGCGATCCACGGGTCGAACGTGTAG
- a CDS encoding MFS transporter: MASEIQTRVLRKITWRIVPFIMLLYFVAFIDRVNIGFASLTMNKDIGLSPAVYGFGAGIFFWGYFLFEVPSNIILHKIGARIWIARVMITWGIVSAAMAFVQGPTGFYILRFLLGVAEAGFFPGIILYLSYWFPARQRAAVTALFMAAAPLSTVLGSPISGALLEMDGLLGFKGWQWLFVLEALPAVLLGFVVLGFLTDRPEKAKWLTDDERRWLVETMNAETTSKAATASHSIWRGLADPRVLALALIYFGTSAGLYTLGVWAPQIIKQFGLSSLQVGFLNALPATAAVVAMILWARHSDRTGERTWHVVWACLLAAAGLAYAGLAASVVAVLVALALINIGISSAKPPLWSMPTLFLSGPAAAAGIATINSIGNLGGFVGPAMIGWIKDQTGSFVGGLYFVAGLLVLSAVLTLLLSRAQTAPVEPVPQSR; the protein is encoded by the coding sequence GTGGCGAGCGAGATTCAGACGCGCGTGCTGCGCAAGATCACCTGGCGCATCGTTCCCTTCATCATGCTGCTCTACTTCGTGGCCTTCATCGACCGCGTCAATATCGGCTTCGCCTCGCTGACGATGAACAAGGACATCGGCCTGTCGCCCGCGGTCTACGGCTTCGGCGCCGGCATCTTCTTCTGGGGTTATTTCCTGTTCGAGGTGCCCTCCAACATCATCCTGCACAAGATCGGCGCGCGGATCTGGATCGCGCGGGTGATGATCACCTGGGGCATCGTGTCGGCGGCGATGGCGTTCGTGCAGGGGCCGACCGGCTTCTACATCCTGCGCTTCCTGCTCGGCGTCGCCGAAGCCGGTTTCTTTCCCGGCATCATCCTCTACCTCTCCTACTGGTTCCCGGCGCGCCAGCGCGCCGCGGTGACCGCGCTGTTCATGGCGGCAGCGCCGCTCTCCACCGTGCTGGGCTCGCCGATATCAGGTGCGCTGCTGGAGATGGACGGCCTGCTCGGCTTCAAGGGCTGGCAATGGCTGTTCGTGCTGGAGGCGCTGCCGGCCGTGCTGCTCGGCTTCGTCGTGCTGGGCTTCCTGACCGACCGCCCCGAGAAGGCGAAATGGCTCACTGATGACGAGCGCCGCTGGCTGGTCGAGACCATGAACGCGGAGACCACCAGCAAGGCCGCGACCGCGAGCCACAGCATCTGGCGCGGGCTTGCCGATCCGCGCGTGCTGGCGCTGGCGCTGATCTATTTCGGCACCTCGGCCGGCCTCTACACGCTCGGCGTCTGGGCGCCGCAGATCATCAAGCAGTTCGGCCTGTCCTCGCTCCAGGTCGGCTTCCTCAATGCGCTGCCGGCAACCGCCGCGGTCGTCGCCATGATCCTGTGGGCGCGGCATTCGGACCGCACCGGCGAGCGGACCTGGCACGTGGTGTGGGCCTGCCTGCTCGCCGCGGCCGGGCTCGCCTATGCCGGGCTTGCGGCCAGCGTCGTCGCCGTGCTGGTTGCGCTCGCGCTCATCAACATCGGCATCTCCTCGGCAAAACCGCCGCTGTGGAGCATGCCGACGCTGTTCCTGTCCGGTCCCGCGGCCGCAGCCGGCATCGCCACCATCAACTCGATCGGCAATCTCGGCGGCTTCGTCGGGCCCGCCATGATCGGCTGGATCAAGGACCAGACAGGCAGCTTCGTCGGCGGGCTCTACTTCGTCGCCGGCCTGCTCGTTCTCTCCGCGGTCCTCACCCTGCTATTGTCGCGCGCGCAAACCGCGCCCGTCGAACCCGTCCCGCAATCCCGCTGA